TGtcaatttttggagaaagagaattaTATTTGGTCTTTGGTCTGTCGACTATTATCTGTTGAATCAAGAACTCTTGGAGGGATTTGATGTGGTCAATATTGCTGTTGATCTGAAGAAATCATTTCAGTTTGCCAACACTGTGGCCGCAGAAGGTGGGAAACTTCACGGAATCTCTTTTCTGCATTTGATATGGtatcatcaaaaatatAGGACTGAACTGGTAAAGTTTGCGAACTCCAATAGCTTAGTACTATACCTTTGGACTATCAATGATCCTTACTTAGTAAAGGAGTGTGGGGTTAATCTCATCACAGATGACATTGGTATGGCTAAAAAAGCTTTATCTGGAGTACCAGTAGCGAGCGGTCCGACATGGAGATATTCCGTTGGATGCTATTTCAAGGCAGGGTTGTTTTCCACGgttcagtttcttcttggacGGGATTACAACTTGAAATACCTAGCATTGGCgatgaaaaagttcaaacttCTATGAGAAGGGATTGGATTTAGGAACAGATTAAACTACATGATTTATCTTGAACCACTTTCGCCTTTTAACCTTTGCATCTATTTATTACCGGTGCATTTACATCTCTCATCTTTGTAGGCCATCTTCGCCTAAGCAATCAAAACATTGGGCCCCATATAAACCCATTACATCCTTATAAGTTCTCAGCCTTTTGACAGCATAGTACCTCATTCATCAGGTACTATTTTTTAAGATCTCTACAACAAGTTCTATGTTGTGAAACGCTATCATTAAAATCTGGGGTACAAAAGGACAATCACCATAGCCATTTCCTTTCCCTGTTAACAGACAAAATGCTGGGTTTCAAGGACTTCTTTCGCCTATTAATTCTCTTTGTTACTGCATTTGCCTCCGACTCCTATGAGTTTTCGTCTTCCGTCAAACATATAGCTTCACCCACAAcagttgaaagaatccGAAAGTTGACTCCCACAATTGAAGCGTACGGATCTAAGTTTTTTTATTCAAACAACGGAtctcaattcttcatcaaaggaATAGCCTATCAGCAAGATTTCACTGAATACTTGCGTCGTCCTGAATCCCTTGTCGACGTTGACGCTCCCAAAACCCAAACTCTATGTGAATTGAACTTTAGGAACGGCCGACATTTTGTTGACCCTCTAGCTTGGCCTGATATCTGTACCAGAGATCTGCCATATCTTCAAGAGCTAGGAGTCAACACTCTCAGGGTCTACTCTATAGATCCAAGGGCTAATCATGACGTCTGTATGGAAAGATTAGCTGAGGCTGGGATTTATGTTATATTGGACCTGTCTAACGTTGATTGCTCTATTAATAGGGACGATCCCTCATGGGATCTTGAAATTATGGACTGCTACACTTCTGTGATCGATACGATGGCTCCTTATGACAATGTATTAGGTTTTTTTGCTGGCAATGAGGTCAACACGGATGTTGCAAACACTTACACAATGCCGTTTGTAAAAAGTTCTATTAGAGATATAAAGAGTTACATTAAACGAAAGAATATTAGGAAAATTCCAGTTGGCTACTCCTCCAATGATGATTCCCTTACTAGAAATAATTTGGCGGACTATCTAGTGTGTGGGGAAAATGATTTGGCCAAGATTGACTTTTTCGGTATCAATATGTACGAATGGTGTGGTTACTCATCTTATGCCACATCAGGATATAAGGAGAGAACTTTAGAGATGGCTGGCTATCCTGTTCCCGTATTTTTAAGTGAATTTGGTTGTAATCTGAAACGTCCAAGGCCGTTCACAGAAGTGGAAGCTATATTCAACAAACCCATGACAAATGTTTGGTCAGGTGCAATAATGTACATgtattttgaagaaagaaatgagTACGGAGTGGTCAAAGTCAAGGGCGATTACATCACCGACCCCGTAGAAAAACTGCCGGATTTTAATCTTTTGAAGGCACAGTACAGGAATGCATCTCCTAAGGGTGTGAACAAACAAGATTATTCATCTCATGGATCTAAAGACGTTCAATGTCCTGTGGCTAGTGAAGATTGGAAAGTATCCGAAGAGCTACCTTCTACACCTAGAGCACCAAAATGTGATTGCATGATGGCAGCTCTGAAATGctcaattgaagaggtTCCGAATAGATCAGAGCTGGCAGAAATAGTGGGGTACATTTGTGGAGAAATCAGTTGTCACAATATTGTTGCTAATGGAACCACTGGCTGGTACGGAGAATTTTCCGATTGTTCTTTCCACCAGAAGCTATCCTATGTGGCCCAATTATATTATAATTACCATAACTCCACTCCTGATGCATGCTATTTTGAAGGGTATGGTCGTATCAACGCTTATCCAAACACATTAGAGGCATTAGCTATGTTTAAGACATTGAAAGGGACTAGATGCAAGGAAGAATTAGGACCAGTCAAGGAGATTAGTCGTTTGATAACTGGGGAACCGTTTGGTTCGCAGAATAGAGATTCCCCTCGGAGAATTCTGGTAGATAGTaggttgaaaaatactaACTTGGACACGTCCGAAAGCAAAGCCATCACTGCAAAgattatttccaaatccaGCCTTTTGACCAATCTTATTGCTATGTTCTTAGTAATATTATTTACTTAGAGTAGATAGTTCCCCTTTCATGATATTAATTCTCATCCACCATTCACCTTATCTCGTTCTAGAGGCTAATTACTCTTAGGGCCCCATTTAACTCCTAAAAATCCGGTATTTTGAGTCTTCTGAGGCAACTGAGGCGAAATAATATAATGTCTCTTCTTACCTGGAACATCCAAGTAGACGTAAGCAAACTCTTGATCAAACACTGTTTTATCAACAGCCTCTAAAGATACCACACCAACTTGATTATCACTTTCAACGTGGAATCTCATCAAAATTCTCTCATAACCGTCTTTTCCTattcttcttgatgttCTCAAAGGTCTATTGCGTGTCCACTTATCTCCTGTTGCCTCACCATAAGCCTTCAATCTTGTGCCGGGGTCGATCTGTAATAGTTTTTGAGCTCCCGGGTCCTTTTCAACCATCGTAACAGCATGGTTGAAAGTAGTGGTGTCTCCAGAAGGAAGGAACAATTCTGAGAACAGCAGATATAATGATATTCCTGCTAACCCAAGGGCTCCAATCACTAAGGCAGTGGATGCAGTGAAAGTGACAGCATTTTTTATACGTAAAAACAGGTTAGGACCTGTTGATctgttctttttctgttgttgttgttgttgttgattttgctgctgctggATTCTGATGCTACTGATATGGaaatttctttcacctAAAAAGCTATAAGCTGGCAAAAATATTCCGGATTTAGGCCCAATaaaatttttcttgagCGATTGTGTCCTGATTGCAGAATTGAGTATCCTAAAAGTGGGTCTGATTGTACGAACACTCATTTCTAACTGTTAAAACGGAAAGGTGTTGAATTGAGTGcttggaaagaaagaggagaTTGGATGGTCAGTCAAGTGTAAGAGAAAAATGTCATCACGTGATGCGCATATACATCTTTTAGGGCAAACATACTATCTATTTTTTGGTAAAATCGCCTCTGTAGCGTAATGGTTAGCGCGTCGCTCTCCGGAGGCGAAGATTGCGGGTTCGAGTCCCGCCTGAGGTTAGATATGAATTattcattttcttttttgaagataccTAAAAATCGTCTATTGTTACTAGTTGAACAGCCCTTGCTTGTTGCCATTCAAAAATCCAGCTGTCCATGTTTTTAATGCTTTGCATGTTGTTCATATTCACTGTCGGGATTATTCTGGTGTGATCCAACAAAATGCTGAAAAAACTGAGCTCTCTAAAACTTGAATGCTCACTGTAGGGTACTTGGTATATTTGTGTGACTTTATCACTATTGAACTGCTTTTCAATGGATTCCAAGTCAAATCTGGAGGCATCATTTTTCGTTTTGACAATTCGAGCCAGTATCTGAGACTTCGATAGTTCTTTCATCCATTTAGTGGAATTATTCTTGGCTGATACGAACGTCCATCCTGTCGGTCTGATTGCTATGATTTGGGAGAAATCATTTCTGTATGAGTGGAAATATTTTTCTAACTGTTCAAGGTTCATATATTGCATAGGAATAAGATGCACATTGGCCTCTGTGGGGGTGCTAGTGAGAAGTGTATCTAATTCTTCCCAGTGGAAAGTATTAAGAATCTCCCTTTTGGATGACTGCGCGTACAATTTCGTTTTGAGCCTCTTTGCTATGTCAATAGCGATCCTCTCCTTACCAATTGTATAAGTGCCAACGCATATTAAGGGCTTCAATGTTTTAGAGCGTTTCCGAAATGTAAAGAAGTCAGTAATTCGTTGCTGTAGAGGATGTTGATAAACACCTCTGAATATATTCTCACAAAAGGTGCCTACCACGTCAATGACATTCTCCTGCTTGGGAAAATTGTAAGTAGGATCCAAGTAGGTGGTATCTAAGTAAATCTCATTGATTTTATAGGAAGCTAACTTTTGTatcatttctttgttgattCGAAAATCTCCACAATGAAGAATGCAATGCTCTTTCGAGTctctgaagagaaaaatgCTACTACCAGGACAATGGTTAGCATCCATCATAGTTACTTTCACTTGTGTATCTTCAATCTCCATTGTCTCATTGAATGGGAGAATTCTCAAGATTTCTTCTGATACATTGTACTTGAGGACTAGCAGTTCAGCGGTTATCCTTGAACAGTATATGATTCCATTGTGCCAGTTTTTGGTGATGCCCATGTAATGATCGGCGTGGAAGTGAGACAGAAAATAATGTGTTATCTCGGGATGTTGACCATAGCAGAAAGCATCAACTGCAAACTTGCAAGAGGTAAAGTTTAGAATCTTGACATCCGGTATCTGCTTTGCTCTGTTCCTTATGGCATCTTTTGACTTTTCAATTCGTTCCTCGGATGTTATTTTGGGAGCTGATTTGGGTTTCTTAACTTTCTGTTTTGAGGCAGCCTTTAATGATTTGTAAACAAGTTTAGTAGAAGTGAGAAATAAGCATCCATCAACGTGGGTAGTTCTTTCTAGAATGGACAATTTGTCAAGTTGAATCTCACAGACTGGGCATTTCACATCTTCAAGCAATTGTTCTGGACAGCCTAAAGAATCGAGACCTTGGCTGAAGTCAGGCTCAATCTTGTCTTCTTGTTTTATTGTATCAAAAccttcatcttcatcaacgGCTActtcttgctcttcatCCGAGGCAACGAACAATGCATTTTCTTGCTTCAAGGATATGCTGGTCATGGTTGAACTAGTCATTACAGTTTCTCCTTCACTCTTGTTCTTTTCTATCTTGGCTGgcatttcttcatctttgacATTATAATTACTGCAGCCAGCAGAGTCTACAGCCTCATTACCTGTCTCTTCATCACTGAGCAACTCAATCACTGAGCTCGTTTCTCGGATGAAATCCTTCACCAAATTATTTGTATAAGCAACGTTCTTATTTCCATTGACTTTATAATATGTGAATAACGACCTCTGAACCTTCTCACGTTGAGACATGAAGGAAGAGAAGGTGTTGTCGAAGCATCAACCTGGGAAAGATTGAACAGTAGGTCTTGTATCCGTCTAATCTTCCGCGAGTGGATTCGATTTCTAATCTGAAGCAATGGCCCTACAGACTACTCTTCTATCTAGAACACACAATCACGAGTAAATAAGGCTTTAGGGATGGAAAGTAATATTTCAACACACTtagatcttttctttttaccCCTGTACACACTTTGACCGCATAAAAGCCCATAATAATAATCCGTTCAACCCTTGATTATTTATCCATGATGTTTCCCTTTATAGAAATACTCCTTATTATTATCTATATCACCTATAACATCTTCCCATTCTACCCTGCCCCACGTTGATCTTTCACCGTTTATAGCTTCAAGTGGCCATGATACTTAGCCGACTAAGCCGAATATCAGGACTTCACTTTCGACAACAATATGTACTAAGCCTTAGTCAAAGATCTACACTGATACGGCAGGTCTGCGGTACAAGAGTACGATCTGCTACAGCATCAGAGGAAACCTTAGTAGCAAGAGAATTGGAAACACCGTCTACAGTCCGTCTGCGTCCATATCAGAAAGACTGTATTGAATCCATAATGAAAGTTATTAGAGGAGGTGAAACGAGATTAGCTGTCAGTTTGGCTACAGGCGGGGGTAAAACAGTGATTTTCTCTAACTTATTGAACGAAATACCCAGCAACAAGTACAATGGACAAAAAACGCTGATTCTTGTGCATAGAAAGGAGCTGGCTGACCAAGCTGCCAGAACTATCAAACGTTTTTTTCCACACATGAAGATAGAAATAGATATGGCAGGCTTAAGGCCAACACATGATGACGATGTTGATGTAGTTGTAGCCTCAGTGCCCACTTTGGCAAGAAATAACAGCAAGAACCCACGCTTGTTTGATTATGACCCTAATGAGTTCAAAGCCATCATTATTGATGAATGTCATCATGCAATTTCTGACTCCTATATCAAAATATTACAGTACTTCAATGCCCTATCGAAGGACAGCTCTGATGGGattattgttgttggatTTTCAGCTACATTGAAGAGACATGATGCCCAGCCTTTGGATAAAGTATTCAATACTATTGCATATGAAAAAGATCTAATATCTATGGTTAAAGAAGGGTA
This is a stretch of genomic DNA from Komagataella phaffii GS115 chromosome 3, complete sequence. It encodes these proteins:
- a CDS encoding 1,3-beta-glucanosyltransferase; translation: MLGFKDFFRLLILFVTAFASDSYEFSSSVKHIASPTTVERIRKLTPTIEAYGSKFFYSNNGSQFFIKGIAYQQDFTEYLRRPESLVDVDAPKTQTLCELNFRNGRHFVDPLAWPDICTRDLPYLQELGVNTLRVYSIDPRANHDVCMERLAEAGIYVILDLSNVDCSINRDDPSWDLEIMDCYTSVIDTMAPYDNVLGFFAGNEVNTDVANTYTMPFVKSSIRDIKSYIKRKNIRKIPVGYSSNDDSLTRNNLADYLVCGENDLAKIDFFGINMYEWCGYSSYATSGYKERTLEMAGYPVPVFLSEFGCNLKRPRPFTEVEAIFNKPMTNVWSGAIMYMYFEERNEYGVVKVKGDYITDPVEKLPDFNLLKAQYRNASPKGVNKQDYSSHGSKDVQCPVASEDWKVSEELPSTPRAPKCDCMMAALKCSIEEVPNRSELAEIVGYICGEISCHNIVANGTTGWYGEFSDCSFHQKLSYVAQLYYNYHNSTPDACYFEGYGRINAYPNTLEALAMFKTLKGTRCKEELGPVKEISRLITGEPFGSQNRDSPRRILVDSRLKNTNLDTSESKAITAKIISKSSLLTNLIAMFLVILFT
- a CDS encoding Constituent of the mitochondrial inner membrane presequence translocase (TIM23 complex); the encoded protein is MSVRTIRPTFRILNSAIRTQSLKKNFIGPKSGIFLPAYSFLGERNFHISSIRIQQQQNQQQQQQQKKNRSTGPNLFLRIKNAVTFTASTALVIGALGLAGISLYLLFSELFLPSGDTTTFNHAVTMVEKDPGAQKLLQIDPGTRLKAYGEATGDKWTRNRPLRTSRRIGKDGYERILMRFHVESDNQVGVVSLEAVDKTVFDQEFAYVYLDVPGKKRHYIISPQLPQKTQNTGFLGVKWGPKSN
- a CDS encoding Phosphatidyl Glycerol phospholipase C, whose product is MPSKNLISSHRFLLHRRMAITVGAHRGYRKLFPENTILSFDQAVNHGADMIELDLHLSSDQVLVVIHDQSTKAVFGTDYNVCKTSYKDVLSKLRTIRHPPQPMPTFSDVLEWLSDYPDVKLMLDIKRDNPAKDVIRLILEELTKKNTDVNFWRKRIIFGLWSVDYYLLNQELLEGFDVVNIAVDLKKSFQFANTVAAEGGKLHGISFLHLIWYHQKYRTELVKFANSNSLVLYLWTINDPYLVKECGVNLITDDIGMAKKALSGVPVASGPTWRYSVGCYFKAGLFSTVQFLLGRDYNLKYLALAMKKFKLL